From Gammaproteobacteria bacterium, a single genomic window includes:
- a CDS encoding ferredoxin-type protein NapF, with translation MRPPWAVEEPAFLERCSRCGDCITACEEGVIQSDSGYPQLVFTDSGCSFCGDCANACNTGALLNTNDSTEPGWNYSASLNDEHCLAHRGVVCQVCAEQCDAGAIRFQLAAGRVPTPELSSADCTACGYCIAACPGKALSIIPFNRSNQQEQEDTQCMSQA, from the coding sequence ATGCGGCCACCATGGGCCGTCGAAGAACCCGCCTTTCTTGAGCGGTGTTCGCGTTGTGGCGACTGCATAACAGCCTGCGAGGAAGGCGTGATCCAATCCGATTCCGGCTATCCGCAGCTTGTCTTTACTGACTCCGGTTGCAGTTTTTGTGGCGACTGCGCCAACGCCTGCAACACCGGCGCGCTACTGAATACCAATGACTCCACCGAACCCGGCTGGAACTACTCGGCTTCCCTGAATGACGAGCATTGCCTCGCTCACCGGGGCGTGGTCTGCCAGGTATGCGCGGAGCAATGCGATGCCGGGGCCATCCGATTCCAGTTGGCTGCCGGCCGTGTGCCAACACCTGAATTATCCAGCGCCGACTGCACCGCCTGCGGCTATTGTATTGCCGCCTGCCCGGGCAAGGCCTTATCAATCATTCCCTTTAATCGATCCAATCAACAGGAACAGGAGGACACGCAATGCATGTCGCAGGCGTAA
- the napA gene encoding nitrate reductase catalytic subunit NapA encodes MKMKRREFMKMNAAVAAATAAGLQLPATTALAQTDKSIRWDKAPCRFCGTGCGVQVGVRNGRVVATQGDPEAPVNKGLNCIKGYFLSKILYGNDRLTKPLLRKKNGKYDKNGEFTEVSWDEAFDIMEEKFKHALATKGPTSIGMFGSGQWTVWEGYAAAKLFKAGFRSNNIDPNARHCMASAVAGFMRTFGIDEPMGCYDDLENADAFVLWGSNMAEMHPILWSRLTDRRLTGDNVQVAVLSTYHNRGFDLADNGMIFKPQTDLAILNYIANYIIQNNAYDKSFVGKHVNFRMGNADIGYGLRPTDPREKAAKNADKAGGSKPIDFEAYKQFVSEYTLDKAHEISGVPKDNLERLARLYADPKIKVTSFWTMGFNQHTRGTWANNLIYNIHLLTGKISEPGNSPFSLTGQPSACGTAREVGTFAHRLPADMVVKNKEHRDITEKKWKLPEGTIPPKPGYHAVLQNRKLKDGELNVYWVMCNNNMQAAANMNNEGLPGYRNPANFIIVSDPYPTVTAQAADLILPTAMWIEKEGAYGNAERRTQFWRQQVSPPGEARSDLWQIVEFSKRFKVSDVWSKDLIRKKPHYRNKTLYQVLYANGQVDKYPLSQVQKGFDNDESKHFGFYLQKGLFEEYADFGRGKAHDLADFDTYHKVRGMRWPVVNGKETLWRFREGYDPYVKKGEGVRFYGKKDGKANIFALPYEDPAEMPDKDFDMWLVTGRVLEHWHSGSMTRRVPELHRAVPDAVVFMHPDDAKDRGLRRGMAAKLQSRRGEIEIRVETRGRNKPPRGVIFVPWFDESRLINKLTLDATCPISKETDFKKCAVKVIKA; translated from the coding sequence ATGAAAATGAAGCGCCGCGAATTCATGAAAATGAATGCCGCCGTGGCTGCTGCCACCGCGGCCGGCCTGCAACTGCCGGCCACCACAGCCCTGGCACAAACCGACAAATCCATTCGCTGGGACAAGGCACCCTGCCGCTTCTGCGGTACCGGTTGCGGCGTCCAGGTGGGTGTACGCAACGGCCGCGTAGTGGCGACCCAGGGTGACCCGGAAGCACCGGTGAACAAGGGCCTCAACTGCATCAAGGGCTATTTCCTGTCCAAGATTCTGTACGGCAACGATCGCCTGACCAAGCCGTTGCTGCGCAAGAAAAACGGCAAGTACGACAAGAACGGTGAGTTCACCGAAGTATCGTGGGATGAAGCCTTCGATATCATGGAAGAAAAATTCAAACATGCCCTGGCAACCAAGGGCCCGACTTCCATCGGCATGTTCGGTTCCGGCCAATGGACCGTCTGGGAAGGCTATGCCGCCGCCAAGCTGTTCAAGGCCGGCTTCCGTTCCAACAACATTGACCCCAATGCGCGCCATTGCATGGCTTCCGCAGTGGCCGGCTTCATGCGTACCTTCGGTATCGATGAGCCCATGGGCTGCTATGACGACCTGGAAAATGCTGACGCATTTGTGCTCTGGGGTTCCAACATGGCGGAAATGCATCCTATATTATGGTCACGCCTGACCGACCGCCGACTGACCGGTGACAATGTCCAGGTAGCAGTACTGTCAACATACCACAACCGCGGTTTTGACCTGGCCGACAACGGCATGATCTTCAAGCCGCAAACCGACCTGGCCATACTTAACTACATCGCCAACTACATCATCCAGAACAATGCCTACGACAAGAGCTTTGTCGGCAAGCATGTGAACTTCCGCATGGGCAATGCTGATATCGGCTACGGCCTGCGCCCCACCGACCCGCGCGAGAAAGCAGCCAAAAATGCTGACAAGGCCGGTGGTTCCAAGCCGATAGATTTTGAGGCTTACAAGCAGTTTGTCTCCGAGTACACGCTGGACAAGGCACACGAGATCTCCGGTGTACCGAAAGACAATCTCGAACGCCTGGCCAGGCTCTATGCTGATCCGAAGATCAAGGTTACCTCGTTCTGGACCATGGGCTTTAACCAGCATACCCGCGGTACCTGGGCCAATAACCTGATTTATAACATTCATCTCTTGACCGGAAAGATTTCCGAGCCAGGTAACAGCCCGTTCTCGCTTACCGGCCAGCCTTCCGCCTGCGGTACCGCCCGTGAAGTCGGCACCTTTGCCCATCGCCTGCCGGCTGACATGGTGGTCAAGAACAAGGAACACCGTGACATCACCGAGAAGAAATGGAAATTGCCGGAAGGTACAATACCGCCCAAGCCCGGCTATCACGCTGTATTGCAGAACCGCAAACTCAAGGATGGCGAGCTGAATGTTTACTGGGTCATGTGTAACAACAACATGCAGGCTGCGGCCAACATGAACAATGAGGGACTGCCAGGATATCGCAATCCTGCCAACTTCATTATCGTGTCAGACCCGTATCCGACCGTCACCGCGCAAGCGGCCGACCTGATCCTGCCCACAGCCATGTGGATAGAAAAGGAAGGTGCCTACGGTAATGCCGAGCGTCGTACGCAATTCTGGCGCCAGCAGGTATCGCCACCGGGTGAAGCCAGGTCCGACCTGTGGCAGATTGTTGAATTCTCCAAGCGCTTCAAGGTCAGCGACGTCTGGTCCAAGGACCTGATTCGCAAGAAACCGCATTACCGTAACAAGACCCTGTACCAGGTGCTGTATGCCAATGGCCAGGTGGACAAATACCCGCTCAGCCAGGTGCAAAAGGGCTTTGATAACGATGAATCGAAACACTTCGGCTTCTACCTGCAGAAAGGCCTGTTCGAGGAATACGCTGACTTCGGTCGCGGCAAGGCTCACGACCTGGCGGACTTCGACACCTATCACAAGGTTCGCGGCATGCGCTGGCCGGTAGTCAACGGCAAGGAAACCCTGTGGCGTTTCCGCGAAGGCTATGATCCCTACGTCAAGAAAGGTGAAGGCGTGCGTTTCTATGGCAAAAAAGATGGCAAGGCCAACATCTTTGCGCTGCCATACGAAGATCCTGCCGAAATGCCGGACAAGGATTTTGACATGTGGCTGGTTACCGGCCGTGTACTGGAGCACTGGCATTCAGGCTCCATGACCCGCCGCGTACCGGAACTGCATCGCGCCGTACCGGATGCGGTGGTATTCATGCACCCGGATGATGCCAAGGATCGCGGACTGCGTCGTGGCATGGCCGCCAAACTGCAAAGTCGTCGTGGTGAAATCGAGATTCGCGTGGAAACCCGTGGCCGTAACAAGCCGCCAAGGGGTGTGATCTTTGTTCCATGGTTCGATGAAAGCCGCCTGATCAACAAGCTGACGCTGGACGCGACTTGCCCGATCTCGAAAGAGACCGACTTCAAGAAGTGTGCAGTGAAAGTCATCAAGGCGTAA
- a CDS encoding SBBP repeat-containing protein produces MSSVITQHLNKSAFILLFGVITSCGENVACGCDPAPDAPWVTPQWGSGADDDAQDIATDSLGNLYVTGSTEGSIYGEPALGGIDMFITRHDVTGAHQWTRQPGNNSDQVGYAVGTDVNNNVYVAGRTGGMLAGQIPAGGDDLFVARYATDGTLSWVRQFGNTSTDHAYDIATDTAGNIFVVGVTGDVLDGQTWAGGPDAFIIKYSPSGARLWTRLLGSPASDVAFTVTVDAGNNIYLAGYTDGALNGQPLAGGRDGFIARYTTDGNLQWTRTLGSISDEEVHAIATDVAGNVYITGDTTGALDGQAAAGNKDIFVSKFDSNGTRQWTRQTGTSTVDSGNGIAIDSHGDIYVVGNTNGALNGEAFLGGQDGFIMKYDPVGSLLWTRLDGSTSADQVAGIAIDSGDAIYITGSTAGSIDGNLNLGLSDSFIIQYSASGSRY; encoded by the coding sequence ATGTCATCAGTAATTACACAACACCTGAACAAGAGCGCATTTATTTTGCTATTCGGTGTGATAACTTCCTGCGGTGAAAACGTCGCCTGCGGTTGTGATCCGGCTCCGGATGCCCCCTGGGTTACACCACAATGGGGATCTGGTGCCGACGATGACGCCCAGGATATCGCTACCGATAGCCTGGGTAATCTTTATGTCACTGGCTCAACTGAGGGTTCCATCTACGGTGAACCAGCACTTGGCGGTATTGATATGTTTATCACTCGTCACGATGTAACCGGTGCCCATCAATGGACCCGACAACCTGGCAATAACAGTGACCAGGTCGGTTACGCGGTAGGTACGGACGTCAACAACAATGTTTATGTAGCCGGCCGAACCGGGGGCATGCTGGCGGGGCAGATCCCGGCTGGCGGTGATGACCTGTTTGTTGCCCGGTATGCAACAGACGGCACGTTGAGCTGGGTTCGACAATTCGGCAACACCTCAACCGACCACGCGTACGATATTGCCACCGACACCGCGGGCAATATCTTTGTTGTCGGGGTTACCGGCGACGTCCTTGATGGGCAAACCTGGGCCGGGGGACCGGATGCTTTTATTATCAAGTACTCACCAAGCGGCGCACGCCTGTGGACACGCCTGCTTGGATCTCCTGCATCAGATGTTGCATTTACCGTAACCGTGGACGCTGGCAACAATATATATCTTGCCGGTTACACAGACGGGGCCCTGAACGGTCAGCCCCTGGCCGGTGGCCGCGATGGCTTCATCGCCCGCTACACTACTGATGGCAACCTTCAATGGACCAGGACCCTGGGAAGCATTAGCGATGAAGAAGTGCATGCCATTGCCACAGACGTGGCCGGCAACGTCTACATTACCGGGGACACCACGGGTGCGCTGGATGGCCAGGCAGCAGCCGGGAACAAGGATATTTTTGTCAGTAAATTTGACAGCAATGGAACAAGGCAGTGGACCCGCCAAACCGGCACTTCAACCGTGGACTCCGGAAACGGTATTGCCATTGACAGCCATGGCGATATTTACGTTGTCGGCAACACCAATGGCGCGCTAAACGGCGAAGCATTCCTTGGGGGCCAGGATGGCTTTATCATGAAATATGACCCCGTGGGCTCGCTGCTGTGGACCCGGCTGGATGGCAGCACAAGTGCGGACCAGGTTGCTGGCATTGCTATCGATTCTGGTGATGCGATCTATATCACCGGTTCAACTGCCGGCTCTATTGATGGCAATCTGAATCTTGGCTTGTCAGACTCTTTTATCATCCAATATTCTGCAAGCGGTAGTCGCTACTAG
- the napG gene encoding ferredoxin-type protein NapG — translation MTSPENKQAAKQTVGINRRRFISESARMVAGVSLLGLGLAQLARQSHASPAWAVRPPGAIAEQDFLGACVRCGLCVRDCPYDTLKLSSFGEAVANGSPYFIARDVPCEMCEDIPCVAACPTGALDKSLTDINNARMGLAILIDQENCLNFQGLRCDVCYRVCPRIDKAITLEILPNARTGKHALFIPTVHADACTGCGKCEKACVLEKAAIKVLPLSLARGELGHHYRWGWKNEVETPETFVPTPRLPDSATGGQQ, via the coding sequence ATGACCAGTCCCGAGAACAAGCAGGCTGCCAAGCAAACCGTTGGCATCAACCGCCGCCGATTCATCAGTGAGTCGGCGCGCATGGTGGCGGGCGTCAGCCTGCTGGGTCTCGGGCTGGCACAACTGGCACGGCAAAGCCATGCCTCGCCGGCATGGGCCGTGCGTCCGCCCGGTGCTATTGCCGAGCAGGATTTTCTCGGCGCCTGCGTGCGCTGTGGCTTGTGTGTCAGGGACTGCCCTTATGACACCCTGAAGCTGTCCAGTTTTGGTGAAGCTGTTGCCAACGGCTCACCCTACTTTATTGCCCGTGATGTGCCTTGCGAGATGTGCGAGGACATCCCGTGCGTAGCCGCCTGCCCAACCGGCGCGCTTGATAAATCACTAACAGATATCAATAACGCCCGTATGGGCCTGGCGATCCTCATCGACCAGGAAAACTGCCTTAACTTCCAGGGTTTGCGCTGTGACGTCTGCTATCGCGTTTGCCCGCGCATCGACAAGGCCATTACCCTGGAAATCCTTCCCAATGCCCGTACCGGCAAACACGCACTGTTCATTCCTACCGTGCATGCCGATGCCTGTACCGGTTGCGGCAAATGCGAAAAAGCCTGCGTCCTGGAAAAAGCGGCCATCAAGGTATTACCCCTGTCACTGGCGCGCGGTGAGCTGGGACACCACTACCGCTGGGGCTGGAAGAACGAAGTAGAAACACCGGAAACCTTTGTGCCGACACCCAGGCTGCCAGATTCAGCAACAGGCGGGCAACAATGA
- a CDS encoding chaperone NapD, with the protein MHVAGVIVQTLPDQLPKVLANIGQVEGAEVATSSVEKGSIIVTIDGESRKQVADRIYAVDKLAGVAATCLVYEETDSNFDLEMTEAQQ; encoded by the coding sequence ATGCATGTCGCAGGCGTAATCGTTCAAACGCTGCCGGACCAGTTGCCGAAGGTACTGGCCAACATCGGCCAGGTAGAAGGCGCTGAAGTGGCCACCAGCTCGGTGGAAAAAGGCAGCATCATCGTCACCATCGACGGCGAATCCCGCAAGCAGGTGGCGGATCGAATCTATGCCGTGGACAAGCTGGCCGGCGTTGCCGCCACCTGTCTTGTTTATGAAGAAACCGATTCCAATTTTGACCTTGAAATGACGGAGGCCCAACAATGA